One window from the genome of Deltaproteobacteria bacterium encodes:
- a CDS encoding TetR/AcrR family transcriptional regulator — MARMGEQALSVDRSVRRKLLVGAAELFTRKGYAATTVREIVAAAGVSKPVLYYYFKNKEGIYLELMRETFTKADGLLASTLEERGTVTKKLMRFFDQAFSLFLEKIQGVRVMYAIYYGPHQGAPFFDFEAYHLRIQQTIRRLVEQGIRQGEFRRGNAEDMTWAILGALNVAIEVHLGHPEMSLGRQGLARVLKVILQGIGARKGTEKGARK; from the coding sequence ATGGCCAGAATGGGGGAGCAGGCACTATCTGTAGATAGGTCCGTCCGCCGGAAACTTTTGGTCGGCGCCGCGGAGTTGTTTACCCGCAAGGGGTATGCGGCCACCACTGTCCGGGAAATCGTGGCCGCGGCAGGGGTGAGCAAGCCCGTCCTCTACTATTATTTCAAGAACAAAGAAGGAATCTACCTGGAATTGATGCGCGAAACCTTCACCAAAGCCGACGGCCTTCTCGCCTCCACTCTGGAGGAGCGAGGAACCGTGACCAAAAAGCTGATGCGGTTTTTCGATCAAGCCTTCTCTCTCTTCCTGGAGAAGATTCAAGGCGTGAGGGTGATGTATGCTATTTACTATGGACCCCATCAGGGGGCACCTTTTTTTGACTTCGAGGCTTACCATCTCAGAATCCAACAAACCATCCGTCGCTTGGTGGAGCAAGGAATCCGCCAAGGAGAATTCCGCAGGGGAAACGCCGAAGATATGACCTGGGCCATCCTGGGGGCTTTGAACGTGGCCATCGAAGTGCATCTCGGGCATCCGGAAATGAGCTTGGGCCGCCAAGGTCTGGCCCGGGTTCTCAAGGTAATTTTACAGGGGATAGGGGCAAGGAAAGGAACGGAAAAGGGAGCAAGAAAATGA
- a CDS encoding efflux RND transporter periplasmic adaptor subunit produces MKKGFILKAALFALWVGIYGCSATGEDKKPNEKVGQRPPVAVEVTKVTAANITDGIEVIGTLSSKFGAEVKSEYTGIVAEVYVTEWVQVEKGTPLARLDTREGELVLKKAQTAVEIAKANLMQVEVAANRANREYERALKLKEVGLITQQNLDDARTEREAAAVRISAAKAQIQAAEEDVEHAQTRLSKAIIRSPRKGVISWRNVNVGDYVGEMGAKPMFRIVDNRVLELTVTVPSGEMGAVRMGQALTFSTDAIPGKTFTGKVMFINPTVNESDRSVRVVAEVENTPEQLKGGLFVKGQILTGKRTGVIKIPRIALLTWDVAATKAEIFVVNENVAHRRTVRTGNISGDQVEIISGLASGQQVITRGGFNVKDGDKVNVTRVNGEK; encoded by the coding sequence ATGAAAAAGGGATTCATACTAAAAGCAGCTCTTTTTGCTCTTTGGGTGGGCATCTATGGTTGCTCGGCAACGGGAGAAGATAAGAAGCCAAATGAAAAAGTCGGGCAACGCCCGCCGGTGGCGGTGGAAGTGACGAAGGTCACCGCTGCCAATATTACCGATGGAATTGAGGTCATCGGAACGCTCTCTTCCAAATTTGGAGCGGAGGTCAAGTCCGAATACACCGGCATCGTAGCCGAGGTGTACGTCACCGAATGGGTCCAGGTAGAAAAGGGAACTCCCCTGGCCAGGCTGGACACTCGAGAAGGGGAACTGGTTCTGAAAAAAGCCCAGACGGCGGTGGAGATTGCCAAAGCAAATCTAATGCAGGTGGAAGTTGCCGCCAATCGGGCCAACCGGGAGTACGAACGGGCCCTCAAGCTGAAAGAAGTAGGCCTTATCACCCAGCAGAACCTGGATGACGCCCGCACGGAAAGAGAGGCCGCTGCGGTGCGGATCTCTGCTGCTAAAGCTCAAATCCAAGCGGCGGAGGAAGATGTTGAGCATGCCCAGACCCGGCTTTCCAAGGCTATCATCCGGTCACCGAGAAAAGGCGTGATATCCTGGCGCAATGTCAATGTGGGGGACTATGTGGGAGAGATGGGGGCCAAACCGATGTTCCGGATTGTCGATAACCGGGTTCTGGAGCTGACGGTAACCGTCCCTTCCGGGGAAATGGGAGCTGTGCGCATGGGACAAGCCCTTACTTTTTCCACGGACGCAATTCCGGGGAAGACCTTCACTGGAAAAGTCATGTTCATCAACCCGACAGTAAATGAATCGGATCGATCGGTGAGGGTGGTGGCCGAGGTTGAAAACACACCCGAGCAGCTAAAAGGAGGCCTTTTCGTGAAAGGCCAGATCTTGACCGGAAAACGGACCGGAGTCATCAAAATACCCCGAATAGCCCTACTTACCTGGGACGTGGCCGCCACAAAAGCCGAGATCTTCGTGGTGAATGAAAACGTTGCCCACCGCCGGACCGTCCGTACCGGAAATATTTCAGGAGATCAGGTGGAAATTATTTCTGGTTTGGCTTCCGGGCAACAGGTAATTACCCGGGGAGGGTTCAACGTCAAAGACGGGGATAAGGTGAATGTAACGCGGGTCAACGGGGAGAAGTAG